A region from the Mustela erminea isolate mMusErm1 chromosome 2, mMusErm1.Pri, whole genome shotgun sequence genome encodes:
- the FABP2 gene encoding fatty acid-binding protein, intestinal isoform X2 has protein sequence MAFDGTWKIDRNENYDKFMEKMGINMVKRKLAAHDNLKLTITQEGNKFTVKEASAFRTIEIVFELGVTFNYSLADGTELSGTWNLEGNKLVGKFKRTDNGNALNAVREIIGGELVQTYTYEGVEAKRIFKKE, from the exons ATGGCTTTTGACGGTACTTGGAAGATAGACCGGAATGAGAACTATGACAAGTTCATGGAAAAAATGG GTATTAATATGGTGAAAAGGAAGCTTGCAGCTCATGACAATTTGAAACTTACTATTACACAAGAGGGAAATAAATTCACCGTCAAAGAAGCGAGCGCTTTTCGTACCATTGAGATTGTTTTTGAGCTTGGTGTCACTTTTAATTACAGCCTAGCAGATGGAACTGAACTCAGT ggTACTTGGAACCTAGAGGGAAATAAACTTGTTGGAAAATTCAAACGGACAGACAATGGAAATGCACTGAATGCTGTCCGAGAAATTATAGGTGGTGAACTGGTTCAG ACTTACACATATGAAGGAGTAGAAGCCAAGAGGATCTTCAAAAAGGAATGA
- the FABP2 gene encoding fatty acid-binding protein, intestinal isoform X3 yields MVKRKLAAHDNLKLTITQEGNKFTVKEASAFRTIEIVFELGVTFNYSLADGTELSGTWNLEGNKLVGKFKRTDNGNALNAVREIIGGELVQTYTYEGVEAKRIFKKE; encoded by the exons ATGGTGAAAAGGAAGCTTGCAGCTCATGACAATTTGAAACTTACTATTACACAAGAGGGAAATAAATTCACCGTCAAAGAAGCGAGCGCTTTTCGTACCATTGAGATTGTTTTTGAGCTTGGTGTCACTTTTAATTACAGCCTAGCAGATGGAACTGAACTCAGT ggTACTTGGAACCTAGAGGGAAATAAACTTGTTGGAAAATTCAAACGGACAGACAATGGAAATGCACTGAATGCTGTCCGAGAAATTATAGGTGGTGAACTGGTTCAG ACTTACACATATGAAGGAGTAGAAGCCAAGAGGATCTTCAAAAAGGAATGA
- the FABP2 gene encoding fatty acid-binding protein, intestinal isoform X1 yields the protein MCEAQSRENNTLTSSIRKTTVSLVGEKFFEFSETKKDPGINMVKRKLAAHDNLKLTITQEGNKFTVKEASAFRTIEIVFELGVTFNYSLADGTELSGTWNLEGNKLVGKFKRTDNGNALNAVREIIGGELVQTYTYEGVEAKRIFKKE from the exons ATGTGCGAGGCTCAAAGTAGGGAAAACAATACTCTCACTTCTTCTATTAGGAAAACTACAGTTTCATTAGTGGGAGAAAAATTCTTTGAGTTctctgaaacaaaaaaagatcCAG GTATTAATATGGTGAAAAGGAAGCTTGCAGCTCATGACAATTTGAAACTTACTATTACACAAGAGGGAAATAAATTCACCGTCAAAGAAGCGAGCGCTTTTCGTACCATTGAGATTGTTTTTGAGCTTGGTGTCACTTTTAATTACAGCCTAGCAGATGGAACTGAACTCAGT ggTACTTGGAACCTAGAGGGAAATAAACTTGTTGGAAAATTCAAACGGACAGACAATGGAAATGCACTGAATGCTGTCCGAGAAATTATAGGTGGTGAACTGGTTCAG ACTTACACATATGAAGGAGTAGAAGCCAAGAGGATCTTCAAAAAGGAATGA